One genomic window of Engystomops pustulosus unplaced genomic scaffold, aEngPut4.maternal MAT_SCAFFOLD_820, whole genome shotgun sequence includes the following:
- the LOC140112535 gene encoding phosphoglucomutase-like protein 5 translates to IGRLVIGQNGLLSTPAVSCIIRKIKAIGGIVLTASHNPGGPGGDFGIKFNVANGGPALDAATDKIYQISKTIEEYAICPDLRIDLSRVGRQEFDLENKFKPFRVEVVDSVDVYFNLLRTIFDFNSIKSLLTGPNQLKIRIDAMNGVMGPYVRKILCDELGAPANSAVNCVPLEDFGGQYPDPNLTYASGLLEVMKGGEHGFGAAFDADGDRYMILGQNGFFVNPSDSLAIIAANLSCVPYFRQMGVRGFGRSMPTSTAIDK, encoded by the exons ATTGGCCGCTTGGTGATTGGCCAGAATGGATTGCTGTCTACTCCTGCAGTCTCCTGCATAATAAGAAAAATTAAGGCAATTGGCGGCATTGTTCTTACAGCTAGTCACAATCCTGGTGGACCTGGTGGAGATTTTGGAATCAAGTTTAATGTTGCCAACGGAG gTCCTGCTCTCGATGCAGCTACAGATAAGATTTATCAGATCAGTAAAACTATTGAGGAATATGCTATTTGTCCAGACCTTAGGATTGACCTCTCAAGAGTTGGGAGACAGGAATTTGACCTGGAGAATAAGTTCAAGCCATTTAGAG TTGAAGTAGTGGATTCTGTTGATGTTTACTTCAATTTACTCCGGACAATTTTTGACTTTAATTCAATTAAGAGCTTGCTTACTGGTCCCAATCAGCTGAAAATAAGGATTGATGCTATGAATGGAG TGATGGGTCCTTATGTTCGAAAAATACTCTGTGATGAGTTAGGAGCACCTGCTAATTCTGCAGTTAATTGTGTTCCCCTGGAAGACTTTGGTGGTCAGTATCCTGACCCCAACTTAACATATGCCAGTGGTCTCCTGGAGGTTATGAAAGGAGGGGAACATGGCTTTGGAGCTGCATTTGATGCTGACGGA GACAGGTACATGATTTTAGGACAAAATGGCTTTTTTGTGAATCCTTCTGATTCCTTAGCGATTATTGCAGCCAACCTCTCCTGTGTGCCTTACTTTCGACAAATGGGTGTGCGAGGTTTTGGGAGAAGTATGCCTACAAGTACAGCTATAGACAAGTAA